The following coding sequences are from one Leptolyngbya sp. NIES-3755 window:
- a CDS encoding putative ABC transport protein (similar to AA sequence:cyanobase_aa:LBDG_17780) — MNNSVLPTQTGTQSDRAIPRLQLRNINKSFGGVQALRNVDFEVYAGEVVGLVGDNGAGKSTLVKTMSGAYVPDSGEILIDGNLVSIASPQDATRLGIETVYQDLALCDNLDVVANLWLGREAYRWIIPRVLKALDETEMERRTIEVLKMLDVKIPSVRRPVATLSGGQRQCIAVAKTILRQPKVVLLDEPTAALGVAQTRQVLNLINRLKQQGLAVVVISHNLHDVFEVCDRAIVMRLGQRSATFDIKNSTSEQVVAAITGAEYRDPAVSSSDMI, encoded by the coding sequence ATGAACAACTCAGTTTTACCGACTCAAACTGGAACACAGAGCGATCGCGCTATTCCTCGTCTCCAACTCCGCAACATCAATAAATCATTCGGTGGTGTTCAAGCCCTGAGAAATGTTGATTTTGAAGTGTATGCAGGCGAAGTAGTTGGACTTGTCGGAGATAACGGTGCAGGAAAATCAACGCTCGTCAAAACCATGTCAGGGGCTTACGTTCCTGATTCTGGTGAGATTTTGATTGATGGAAATCTAGTGTCGATCGCATCTCCTCAAGATGCTACTCGTCTCGGTATCGAAACGGTTTATCAAGACTTAGCGCTCTGTGACAATCTCGATGTCGTTGCTAATCTCTGGCTTGGTCGAGAAGCTTACCGATGGATCATTCCTAGAGTTCTAAAAGCGCTTGACGAAACCGAAATGGAACGCCGCACGATCGAAGTTCTCAAAATGCTCGATGTCAAAATTCCATCAGTTCGTCGTCCAGTTGCCACGCTTTCCGGTGGACAACGCCAATGTATCGCGGTGGCAAAAACAATTCTCCGCCAACCCAAAGTCGTTCTCCTTGATGAACCTACTGCTGCACTGGGTGTTGCACAAACTCGGCAAGTTCTAAACCTAATCAACCGATTGAAACAGCAAGGTCTCGCTGTAGTCGTCATCTCTCACAACTTGCATGATGTTTTTGAAGTCTGCGATCGAGCGATCGTCATGCGTCTCGGTCAACGTTCCGCCACTTTTGACATCAAAAATTCCACTTCAGAACAAGTCGTTGCTGCCATCACAGGCGCAGAATACCGCGATCCTGCCGTTTCTTCCTCAGACATGATATGA
- a CDS encoding inner-membrane translocator (similar to AA sequence:cyanobase_aa:LBDG_17770): MKTNTDDRSTVNAEMSDPKSNLTRSSFNLRSLMRGDLGFLPVIFTLALITLYFQLTTGGVFLQARNLTNLTQQIVVISILSTAAVLVLLLGEIDLSLAAVAQACAAVMATVSVYQNWGAVPSILAALITGAVIGLVNGFFIAILRVPSFIVTLAGSIGYAGFLLLVLGRQTTLIVRDPAIRALAPTYLSPIVGWGLPIVVAALYAIGVWYERQRRTKAGLPVKRPTTLIAQVAGIFAGIFLIVFLFQTYQGVPQAVMISLGIVLAFWLILRKTPFGRHLYAVGGNEEAARRAGINVIAMKMAVFTLASTLAAVAGIMLTSRSTAVATQISATLLLNAIAAAVIGGVSLFGGRGSVWAVILGALVIGSLDNGLDLLNQDQSVKNIVQGAVLVLAVTADAIVRRANPVRGK, encoded by the coding sequence ATGAAAACCAATACAGACGATCGTTCTACCGTCAATGCAGAAATGAGCGATCCAAAGTCAAATCTTACGCGATCGTCATTCAATCTACGTTCTCTAATGCGAGGCGATCTAGGATTCCTTCCAGTGATCTTCACGCTTGCACTCATTACGCTGTACTTCCAACTCACAACAGGCGGCGTTTTTCTTCAAGCCAGAAACCTAACCAATCTAACTCAGCAAATCGTTGTCATTAGTATCCTCAGTACTGCGGCGGTTTTGGTTCTATTACTCGGTGAAATTGACCTCAGTTTAGCTGCTGTTGCTCAAGCTTGTGCCGCAGTGATGGCGACTGTTTCGGTATATCAAAACTGGGGAGCAGTTCCCTCGATTTTGGCAGCACTGATAACAGGTGCAGTGATTGGTTTAGTCAATGGATTTTTCATTGCTATCCTGCGGGTTCCATCGTTCATTGTGACGTTGGCAGGCTCAATCGGGTATGCCGGATTTTTGCTGCTAGTACTTGGACGGCAAACGACTTTGATTGTTCGTGATCCAGCGATTCGTGCTTTAGCGCCAACTTATCTTAGTCCGATCGTCGGTTGGGGATTACCGATCGTGGTTGCGGCTCTTTATGCGATCGGGGTTTGGTACGAACGCCAACGACGAACCAAGGCTGGACTTCCAGTAAAACGTCCAACCACTTTGATCGCTCAAGTTGCAGGAATTTTCGCAGGCATCTTCTTGATCGTATTCCTGTTCCAAACTTATCAAGGTGTTCCCCAAGCTGTGATGATTTCGCTGGGAATCGTGCTTGCATTCTGGCTAATTCTCCGCAAAACGCCGTTTGGTCGTCACTTGTATGCAGTCGGTGGCAATGAAGAAGCCGCAAGACGCGCTGGAATTAATGTGATTGCGATGAAAATGGCAGTGTTCACGCTGGCATCGACTCTTGCGGCAGTAGCAGGAATTATGCTGACTTCTCGGAGTACTGCTGTTGCAACTCAAATTAGTGCAACTCTATTGCTGAATGCGATCGCAGCTGCGGTCATTGGTGGAGTTAGCTTATTCGGAGGACGTGGCTCTGTTTGGGCAGTCATTCTAGGCGCATTAGTCATCGGCAGCTTAGATAATGGACTCGACTTACTGAACCAGGATCAAAGCGTTAAGAACATTGTTCAAGGAGCCGTTCTTGTTCTAGCCGTTACAGCAGATGCGATAGTCCGAAGAGCGAATCCGGTACGCGGCAAATAG